The following are from one region of the Paenibacillus sp. JZ16 genome:
- a CDS encoding ABC transporter ATP-binding protein: MTILTVKHLNIVDLKTQRRIVKDASFSVQKNSCLGIVGESGSGKTMTVREILGVNPRWIQSEGEIIFEGRNILKDNEKQRRSIRGQKIKMILQDAMTAFNPIEKMGFQMKQTFMQVLRVSRREAERLSLESLKKLNFPDSLAVYKSYPHELSGGMLQRCMIAIALVLKPDIIIADEPTTALDSINQLEVVNQFQSLKEMTGTTLILISHDLGVVQRLADSVIVMKEGEVLEQGSVTDVFNEPKHAYTQYLVSTRLQLSDSFMNTMHSGGIQEYDYGGESSEKL, translated from the coding sequence GTGACCATACTGACCGTTAAGCATCTTAATATTGTTGATCTCAAGACCCAAAGAAGAATTGTAAAAGATGCATCCTTCTCGGTGCAAAAAAATTCTTGCCTTGGTATTGTTGGGGAGAGCGGCAGTGGAAAGACGATGACTGTTCGGGAAATTTTAGGTGTAAATCCCCGCTGGATACAATCTGAAGGAGAGATTATTTTCGAGGGCCGCAACATTTTGAAGGACAACGAAAAACAGCGGAGGTCCATTCGGGGTCAAAAAATCAAGATGATTCTTCAGGATGCAATGACGGCTTTCAATCCTATTGAGAAAATGGGCTTCCAGATGAAACAAACTTTTATGCAGGTATTGAGGGTATCCAGAAGAGAAGCTGAGCGATTGAGTTTGGAAAGCTTGAAAAAATTGAATTTCCCGGATTCGCTTGCCGTTTATAAGAGTTATCCTCATGAGCTGTCCGGTGGGATGCTTCAACGCTGTATGATTGCGATTGCTCTTGTGCTGAAGCCGGACATTATTATTGCGGATGAGCCTACAACAGCTCTAGACTCCATTAATCAATTGGAAGTCGTCAATCAATTTCAGTCCTTAAAGGAAATGACGGGTACCACACTGATCCTCATCTCCCACGACCTGGGAGTTGTGCAGCGGTTGGCCGACAGCGTTATCGTCATGAAAGAAGGAGAAGTGTTGGAACAGGGCTCGGTCACTGATGTTTTTAATGAGCCTAAACATGCCTACACCCAATATTTAGTTAGCACGCGCCTGCAGCTTTCAGATAGCTTTATGAACACAATGCATAGCGGGGGGATCCAAGAGTATGATTACGGTGGAGAATCTTCAGAAAAGCTATAA
- the opp1C gene encoding nickel/cobalt ABC transporter permease, protein MSFFKRLQQDKLGITCLIFLGVVCLAGIFAPLIAPHDPTLLQVDMKLAMPSAEYPLGTDHLGRCLYSRILFGIRTTFFYALLAMSVTIFSGVAFGILAGYSNGRVREVILRFCDAMLSFPSEVMILAIIGILGPGIMNIVIANILSKWAWYTRMIYSSVQQYRSKNYVKFAQVHQASPIYIMRKHIVPGISGEVTTHSTLEMGWVILSISSLSFLGLGVQPPAPEWGMMLNEAKNVLFTHPWQMIPAGITILLVIVALNFLGDSLQQAMNSKSYMASPKQQRKLFRLGEGRKMVSDHTDR, encoded by the coding sequence ATGAGTTTTTTCAAGCGTCTTCAACAGGATAAGCTGGGTATCACTTGCTTGATATTTTTGGGCGTGGTCTGCCTTGCTGGGATCTTCGCCCCTCTAATTGCTCCGCATGATCCGACCTTACTTCAGGTGGATATGAAGCTTGCCATGCCAAGCGCAGAGTACCCGCTCGGGACTGATCATCTGGGAAGATGCTTATATTCACGGATTTTATTCGGCATACGCACCACGTTCTTTTATGCTCTACTGGCTATGAGTGTGACGATTTTTTCCGGGGTCGCATTTGGAATTCTAGCCGGCTATTCGAACGGAAGAGTCCGGGAAGTCATTTTGCGTTTCTGCGACGCTATGCTGTCCTTCCCGTCAGAGGTGATGATTCTGGCTATTATCGGCATATTGGGACCCGGGATTATGAATATCGTGATTGCGAATATTTTGTCCAAGTGGGCCTGGTATACACGGATGATCTATAGCAGCGTTCAGCAGTATCGATCAAAAAACTATGTGAAGTTCGCTCAAGTCCATCAGGCTTCTCCAATCTATATTATGAGAAAGCATATTGTTCCCGGGATCTCCGGTGAAGTAACCACACATTCGACCCTAGAGATGGGCTGGGTGATTCTAAGTATTTCGTCCCTTTCCTTTCTTGGATTGGGCGTGCAACCTCCTGCTCCTGAATGGGGAATGATGCTGAATGAAGCGAAGAATGTGTTGTTCACCCATCCCTGGCAGATGATCCCTGCCGGTATTACCATTCTGCTTGTCATCGTCGCGCTAAATTTTCTCGGTGACAGTCTGCAGCAGGCCATGAACTCGAAATCCTACATGGCAAGCCCGAAGCAACAACGCAAGCTATTCCGCTTGGGTGAAGGGAGGAAGATGGTAAGTGACCATACTGACCGTTAA
- the opp1B gene encoding nickel/cobalt ABC transporter permease, translated as MIQYVIKRIAGTVPLLLLVTFMAFILINLRTSDPAEIALRVNQITPTEEVVQSMREELGLDDPFLIRYKNWIMDSFQGNLGTSYVNKKPVLEEMRQAIPPTLELAGATLIIIVLFSVSIGIICSIFENRWQDRFLRGFIFLLSAMPSFWIGLLLMWSFSVYLGWLPTSGKNGPSSIILPAVTLSLTFLSTYVRLIRNNMIQNTQENFILYAKLRGLKQSTVMWKVFSNSIQSALTAFGMSIPRLIAGTVVVENIFAWPGIGRLCVKAIFNSDYPVIQAYILMMAVLFIVCNLLVDIVVVMIDPRLRREAK; from the coding sequence ATGATACAGTATGTAATAAAACGCATAGCAGGTACCGTTCCGCTCCTGCTGCTGGTTACCTTCATGGCGTTCATTCTAATTAATTTAAGAACTAGTGATCCGGCAGAGATTGCTCTGCGTGTAAATCAGATTACCCCGACCGAGGAAGTGGTCCAGAGCATGCGCGAAGAGCTCGGACTTGACGATCCTTTTCTTATCCGATATAAAAACTGGATTATGGACAGCTTTCAAGGGAATTTGGGTACCAGCTACGTCAATAAAAAGCCTGTATTGGAAGAGATGCGTCAAGCGATTCCTCCAACGCTTGAATTAGCGGGGGCTACACTTATAATTATTGTCCTTTTCAGCGTTTCCATCGGGATAATCTGCAGCATCTTCGAGAATAGATGGCAGGATCGTTTTTTGCGGGGCTTCATCTTTTTGCTGTCAGCGATGCCAAGCTTCTGGATCGGCTTGCTGCTCATGTGGTCTTTTTCGGTTTATCTGGGGTGGCTTCCGACAAGCGGGAAGAATGGTCCTTCATCCATTATCTTGCCGGCCGTCACCTTGTCACTAACCTTTTTATCCACCTATGTCAGACTGATACGCAATAATATGATTCAAAATACGCAAGAAAATTTCATTCTTTATGCCAAGCTGCGCGGACTCAAACAGAGCACTGTAATGTGGAAAGTGTTTTCCAATTCGATCCAATCGGCTCTTACCGCGTTCGGCATGTCTATTCCGCGTCTGATTGCTGGGACTGTTGTTGTTGAAAATATATTTGCCTGGCCCGGCATAGGTCGTTTATGCGTCAAGGCTATTTTTAACTCGGATTATCCTGTGATCCAGGCTTATATTCTGATGATGGCCGTCTTATTTATCGTTTGCAATTTATTGGTAGATATTGTGGTCGTGATGATAGATCCACGTTTGCGGAGGGAAGCCAAATGA